From a single Rutidosis leptorrhynchoides isolate AG116_Rl617_1_P2 chromosome 5, CSIRO_AGI_Rlap_v1, whole genome shotgun sequence genomic region:
- the LOC139847670 gene encoding transcription factor PRE5-like produces the protein MSSRRSRQSSSGASRITDDQIVQLISKLQQLLPGTRIQRSNKASASKVLQETCSYVRSLHREVDDLSDRLSQLLSTIDADSPEASIIRSLIM, from the exons ATGTCGAGCAGAAGATCAAGACAGTCATCATCAGGTGCTTCGAGAATAACCGATGATCAAATCGTACAACTCATCTCCAAGTTACAACAACTTCTTCCAGGCACTCGTATCCAACGATCTAACAAG GCATCAGCTTCAAAGGTGTTGCAAGAGACGTGCTCATATGTAAGAAGTTTGCATAGGGAGGTTGATGATCTTAGCGACCGATTATCGCAATTGTTATCCACCATTGATGCTGATAGCCCTGAAGCTTCAATTATTCGAAGTTTAATTATGTAA